The sequence below is a genomic window from Curtobacterium sp. MCPF17_002.
GGCTTCCACGAGGTCCTCGACCCGTTCGCCGCGCGCCTCGGCCTCGACCACTGCCGGGCGAACCGGCTCGAGGTGACCGACGGCGTGCTCACCGGACGCGTCCTCGGGGACGTGGTGGACGCGCACGCGAAGGCGGTCGCCCTGCGGGAGTGGGCCGCCGAGGACGGCGTGGACACCACCAGGACCGTCGCGATCGGCGACGGGGCGAACGACCTCGAGATGATGCGCGTCGCGGCGCTGTCGGTGGCGTTCGACGCAAAGCCGCGGGTGCGCGAGCAGGCCGACGTGGCGGTCGTGGACCGCGACCTGTCGAGCGTGCTCGCGACGCTCGGCCTCCGCGGCTAGCGATCCAGCCGCGCCGGCCGCCGGCGCGGCGAGCGATCCAGCCGCGCCGGCCGCCCGCGCGGCGAGCGATCCAGCAGGGTCAGTGACCCATGCCGAGGCCGCCGTCGACCGGGATGACCGCACCCGAGATGTACCCGGCGCCGTCCCCGGCGAGGAACAGCGTGGCGTCGGCGACGTCGTCGACCGAGCCGTAGCGCGCCGCGGGGATCTGCTTCTTGAACTCCGCCTGGAGCTCCTCGGGCAGGGCCGCCGTCATGTCGGTCTGGATGAACCCGGGCGCGACG
It includes:
- the serB gene encoding phosphoserine phosphatase SerB, with protein sequence MPRFLVVLDADSTLLEDEVIELLADTAGTRPQVAAITERAMRGEIDFAASLRERVGTLAGLQADVFRRAQDAVRVTRGADELVRGVHAAGGTVGVVSGGFHEVLDPFAARLGLDHCRANRLEVTDGVLTGRVLGDVVDAHAKAVALREWAAEDGVDTTRTVAIGDGANDLEMMRVAALSVAFDAKPRVREQADVAVVDRDLSSVLATLGLRG